The Paenibacillus sp. genome has a segment encoding these proteins:
- a CDS encoding IS1595 family transposase, translated as MIAQSAAYELFFHRRWPNGFECPRCAHNGCYTITTRRLPLYECRLCRHQTTLIAGTVLERSRTPLDKWAKAIEYLSSINGVTAADLAAKVQVTVKSAWLMLRRIRIAIGKLEAERPFYGQIKAGLDGLGPYYFLPSQRFKRERVILIGASFHPTTNIPTAITLQFVSEEHLDGKRLNRSGLNYYSHRLARDGNKPILLNTRDMVRNPFLRYVFIDVKRWLNGIFKGPRSGSLQTYLNEYAFRWNLLVDKSPALDEWYRLCLSPK; from the coding sequence ATGATCGCGCAATCCGCAGCTTATGAATTATTTTTTCATAGAAGGTGGCCGAACGGCTTTGAATGCCCCCGCTGCGCGCATAACGGTTGCTATACGATAACGACGCGCCGTTTGCCCCTTTACGAATGCCGCCTTTGCAGACATCAGACGACTCTGATCGCAGGAACCGTATTGGAACGCAGCCGCACACCGCTTGACAAATGGGCGAAAGCGATCGAATACCTCTCTTCCATCAACGGGGTCACGGCCGCCGATTTAGCGGCTAAAGTACAAGTCACCGTCAAGAGCGCCTGGCTTATGCTTCGCCGGATCCGAATCGCCATCGGAAAACTCGAAGCCGAACGGCCGTTTTACGGTCAGATCAAAGCCGGCTTAGACGGATTAGGCCCGTACTATTTTCTTCCTTCCCAACGGTTTAAAAGAGAACGCGTCATTCTTATCGGCGCTTCCTTCCATCCCACAACCAATATACCGACCGCCATCACGTTACAATTCGTGTCCGAGGAGCACTTGGACGGAAAACGTCTCAACCGCAGCGGCCTAAACTATTATTCGCACCGCCTCGCTCGCGACGGTAACAAACCAATTCTCCTTAACACCCGCGACATGGTTCGGAATCCGTTTCTTCGATATGTGTTTATCGACGTCAAGCGTTGGCTTAACGGCATTTTTAAGGGCCCTCGTTCCGGCTCGCTGCAAACGTACTTGAACGAATATGCCTTCCGTTGGAATCTCCTCGTTGATAAATCGCCAGCGCTCGATGAATGGTATAGACTGTGTTTGTCTCCAAAATAG